CGTAGAAGTCTTTGGGGATGATTTTTTCGGCTTCGGCGATCTGTTTTTTCAGCTCCTCTTCCTGCTGCATCAGGCCCGAGGCTTTTGTTTCGAAGTCGTTAGCAAATTTGTGTGCGTCGTCCTGCACCTGCTTGATCAGCAGTTTGCATTCGGCCACCTCGCGCTGCAGGACGTCGACGCGGTCGAGCCATTCGAGGATCTCATCCTCAAGGACGGCTTTTGCAGCCTGATCGGCGCCGGTCTGTCCGCGAATGATGTCGTATTCGCGATTGGACGAAGCGGTATTCAGTTTTCCCTGCAGGTCGTTGAGGTGGGATTCCTTGCTACGAAGGTCGAGGTTCTTGCGGTCGACCGTGGCACGGGCGTCTTTCCACTCCTGTTCTTTGACCGCCAGTTGCTGTTCTGCTTCCGTCACTCGCGCTTGCCGGGCCTTGATCTGCCGGGGACCTTTGATGAGGTGGTCCTGAGCTTCCTTGAGCTGCACGAGCAATGAATGCAGGTGATTGAACTGCGCAGCAACAGATGCCATGCGGCACTCCATAAGCGAATGAAAAAGAGCGTGCCCGACCGCGACAGGGGAGTCGAACCGACCCACAAGCCGGCGGCGGACAACAATTATGTTTCTCTAGTCTGGCAGATTTGGCGGCACTTTCAATCAAAACCCGAGCAATCGGTCTGCGGTTGAAGGACGCAAGTGACCAACCGGGTATTCGAAAGCGAGTGAAAATGATGAGATTCGATTGAAATCGAAGCTCACGCAGAGGGGTCGAATTTCGACAACGGGATGTTCAGGGCCTTCGCGAGCTTTTCTCGCGTCATTGCAGTCGGACTGTGCTGGCCGTTTTCGATTCGACTTAAATGAGGCTGTGGAATGCCGGCCTTTTTTGCCAACTCCATCTGCGTCAGTCCCGCGGATTCCCGTTCGGTACGAATGGTCTTCCCGATGAACTGCAACCAGTTGCCCAGCTCTGGTCCGTTCTCAGCCGGCAATGCGTACTGAACAATTTTTCCGGCTTTGTCTTCCAGGATTTCATTCACGGCCTGGAGTGCGGACGCCTGCTCTTCCGCATCTCCGCCCAAAAGATCGGGAAGCAGTTCGAACAAATCGCCTTGAATCTGCTTAGGCAGGTCGGCAATCTGCTCCCGCAAAACTGCGACCGCCAATGCGAATGAGTTTTCACGGTGCTTGTCGGCATTGCGAGGCGCGGTTTTGAGAGCCATTTTGAGTCCC
This sequence is a window from Planctomicrobium piriforme. Protein-coding genes within it:
- a CDS encoding zinc ribbon domain-containing protein translates to MASVAAQFNHLHSLLVQLKEAQDHLIKGPRQIKARQARVTEAEQQLAVKEQEWKDARATVDRKNLDLRSKESHLNDLQGKLNTASSNREYDIIRGQTGADQAAKAVLEDEILEWLDRVDVLQREVAECKLLIKQVQDDAHKFANDFETKASGLMQQEEELKKQIAEAEKIIPKDFYAQYRRLVEAYGAEGLASSENGMCNQCYVGITPQNRVLLNSGKLLFCSVCGRLLYPFDREAH
- a CDS encoding helix-turn-helix domain-containing protein translates to MALKTAPRNADKHRENSFALAVAVLREQIADLPKQIQGDLFELLPDLLGGDAEEQASALQAVNEILEDKAGKIVQYALPAENGPELGNWLQFIGKTIRTERESAGLTQMELAKKAGIPQPHLSRIENGQHSPTAMTREKLAKALNIPLSKFDPSA